A single Dermacentor albipictus isolate Rhodes 1998 colony chromosome 3, USDA_Dalb.pri_finalv2, whole genome shotgun sequence DNA region contains:
- the LOC135900604 gene encoding uncharacterized protein, with product MKTTTGQYTGSDVGKRSATGPEAEDPGSRPEPGFHPTGASCQHVPLLRNFTRPRNSTRRPVDACTGWQNVSGRPTIRVRAYVQVPGQDAAVSCHFSPQGSQCGACFLSASRNYCTPVTFDTPLNTSTALVNSSPLASSPRPSCHAGHPMTKYS from the coding sequence gaagcgacgtgGGAAAACGGTCGGCCACCGGGCCGGAAGCTGAAGACCCAGGTTCCAGACCCGAGCCAGGATTTCATCCAACCGGGGCAAGCTGTCAGCATGTTCCTCTACTCCGTAACTTCACCAGGCCACGGAACTCTACCCGGAGACCTGTGGACGCCTGCACAGGGTGGCAGAACGTGAGCGGTCGGCCTACAATACGGGTCCGTGCTTACGTACAGGTGCCTGGCCAGGACGCCGCGGTCTCCTGCCACTTCTCTCCTCAAGGTTCCCAATGCGGCGCCTGCTTCCTCTCGGCCAGCCGGAACTACTGCACTCCAGTCACCTTCGATACACCACTCAACACGTCTACTGCATTGGTGAACTCGTCACCGCTTGCCTCATCGCCTCGTCCCTCCTGTCACGCCGGTCACCCAATGACGAAATATTCTTGA